A single Meles meles chromosome 20, mMelMel3.1 paternal haplotype, whole genome shotgun sequence DNA region contains:
- the STAP2 gene encoding signal-transducing adaptor protein 2, giving the protein MASALSPPRVPKHKGALPSHYYESFLEKKGPHDQDYKKFWAGLQGCTLYFYNSYQDSQHVEKLVLEAFVKLTDEVPWESAGDPGIYFSLVLQNQEIKFKVESLESREMWKGFILTVVELRVPSNLTLLPGHLYMMAEALAKEEARRALQLPSCFLKVSRLDAQLLLERYPDCGNLLLRPSGDGGDDVSVTTRQTFNGTSVVRHYKVKREGPKYVIDVEEPFSCASLDSVVNYFVSHTNNALVPFLLDEDYEKVLGHVEADEENGESVWVTSSTPAAPSPGPTLASGGPKKLPPLPITPVASQDRSPPPLNQDENYVIPIGDEPAANYVNGDVPPPRRRVPKPGKLAKVQAKPLKPPVAPKPEPKVLNSGLAKKLAVGSMQTLFPTTAPQLADLTAELEEKLQRRRALEH; this is encoded by the exons ATGGCCTCAGCCCTGAGCCCACCCCGGGTCCCCAAACACAAGGGTGCTCTACCCTCACACTACTATGAGAGCTTTCTGGAGAAGAAGGGACCCCACGACCAG GATTACAAGAAGTTCTGGGCAGGCCTCCAGGGTTGCACTCTCTATTTCTATAACAGCTATCAGGACTCCCAG CACGTGGAGAAGTTAGTCCTAGAAGCATTTGTGAAGCTCACGGATGAGGTGCCCTGGGAAAGCGCAGGAGACCCTGGTATCTATTTCAGCCTGGTCCTCCAGAACCAAGAGATCAAGTTCAAG gtAGAGAGCCTGGAGTCTCGGGAGATGTGGAAGGGCTTCATCCTGACAGTGGTCGAG CTGCGTGTCCCGTCCAACCTGACCCTGCTGCCCGGACACCTGTACATGATGGCCGAGGCCCTGGCCAAAGAGGAGGCGCGCCGCGCGCTCCAGCTGCCCTC CTGCTTCCTGAAGGTGAGCCGGCTGGACGCGCAGCTGCTCCTGGAGCGCTATCCCGACTGCGGAAACCTGCTGCTGCGACCCAGCGGGGACGGCGGGGACGACGTGTCGGTCACCACGCGCCAGACGTTCAACGG GACGTCGGTGGTCCGGCACTACAAGGTGAAGCGTGAGGGCCCCAAGTATGTGATCGACGTGGAGGAGCCG TTCTCCTGTGCCTCACTCGACTCAGTGGTCAACTATTTCGTGTCACACACCAATAACGCGCTGGTGCCCTTCCTGCTGGACGAAGACTACGAGAAGGTTCTAG GCCACGTGGAGGCGGATGAAGAGAACGGCGAGAGTGTATGGGTGACAAGCTCGACCCCCGCGGCCCCCAGCCCAG GGCCCACACTGGCCTCGGGTGGCCCCAAGAAGCTGCCTCCCCTGCCCATCACGCCTGTGGCAAGCCAGGACAGGTCACCCCCACCCCTGAACCAGGACGAGAACTATGTGATCCCCATCGGAGACGAGCCAGCTGCCAACTACGTGAACGGGGATG TGCCTCCCCCCCGTCGGCGGGTCCCGAAGCCCGGGAAGTTGGCAAAGGTTCAGGCCAAGCCTCTAAAGCCACCTGTTGCCCCCAAGCCAG AGCCCAAAGTCCTCAACAGCGGCCTGGCCAAGAAGCTAGCGGTCGGCTCAATGCAGACTCTCTTCCCCACAACAG ccccacagctGGCAGATTTGACCGCGGAGCTGGAAGAGAAACTGCAGAGGAGACGAGCGCTGGAGCACTGA
- the MPND gene encoding MPN domain-containing protein isoform X1, producing MAAPEPLSPAGGAGEEAPDEDEDEAEAEDPERPAGAGGARSGGGSGVGGGGGGGGGGGCGVGAGAGGCGGPGGALTRRAVTLRVLLKDALLEPGAGVLSIYYLGKKFLGDLQPDGRIVWQETGQVFNSPSAWATHCKKLVNPAKKSGCGWASVKYKGQKLDKYKAAWLRRHQLHIPTAAADESPASEGEEEELLMEEDEEEVLAGVSTEDKSRRPPAKGPLEPPHPEAVPPGKRVENKIRVPVRYCMLGSRDSARNPHTLVEVTSFAAINKFQPFNVAVSSNVLFLLDFHSHLTRSEVVGYLGGRWDINSQMLTVLRAFPCRSRLGDADMAAAMEEEVYQSLLLRGLSLVGWYHSHPHSPALPSLQDIDSQMDYQLRLQGSSNGFQPCLALLCSPYYSGNPGPESKISPFWVMPPPEQRPSDYGIPMDVEMAYAQDNFLTNDILHEMMLLVEFYKGAPDLVRFQEPWSQEHTYLDKLKMSLASRTPKDQGVCRVLEQVYSLLEQGS from the exons ATGGCGG CTCCGGAGCCGCTGTCCCCGGCGGGCGGCGCGGGCGAGGAGGCGCCGGACGAGGATGAGGACGAGGCGGAGGCCGAGGACCCCGAGCGCCCGGCTGGAGCGGGCGGCGCGCGCAGCGGAGGCGGCAGCGGtgtcggcggcggcggcggcggaggaggaggcggcggctgCGGGGtcggggccggggctgggggctgcGGCGGGCCGGGGGGTGCGCTCACCAGGCGCGCGGTCACGCTGAGGGTGCTCCTCAAAGATGCGCTGCTGGAGCCGGGCGCCGGGGTGCTGTCCATCTACTACCTG GGGAAGAAGTTCCTGGGAGACCTGCAGCCCGACGGGAGGATTGTGTGGCAGGAAACTGGGCAGGTGTTCAACTCTCCCAGTGCCTGGGCAACCCACTGCAAAAAGCTGGTAAACCCAGCCAAGAAGTCCGGGTGCGGCTGGGCTTCTGTCAAGTACAAGGGCCAGAAACTGGACAAGTACAAGGCAGCCTGGCTCCGGCGACACCAGCTCCACATTCCCACGGCTGCTGCCGATGAG aGCCCGGCCagtgaaggggaggaggaggagctgttGATGGAGGAAGACGAGGAGGAGGTTCTGGCAGGGGTCTCGACGGAAGACAAGAGTCGGAGACCACCTGCGAAGGGACCCTTGGAGCCTCCCCACCCAG AGGCCGTGCCCCCCGGGAAGCGGGTGGAAAACAAGATCCGGGTGCCCGTGCGCTACTGTATGTTGGGCAGTCGCGACTCTGCCAG GAACCCCCACACCCTGGTGGAAGTCACATCCTTCGCTGCCATCAACAAGTTCCAGCCGTTCAACGTGGCCGTCTCCAGCAACGTGCTGTTCCTGCTG GACTTCCACAGCCACCTGACTCGCAGCGAGGTcgtggggtacctggggggcCGCTGGGACATCAACAGCCAGA TGCTCACGGTGCTGAGAGCCTTCCCCTGTCGGAGCCGCCTGGGGGACGCCGATATGGCCGCTGCCATGGAAGAGGAG GTCTACCAGAGCCTGCTCCTGCGGGGCCTGTCCCTGGTGGGCTGGTACCACAGCCACCCGCACAGCCCTGCGCTGCCGTCGCTGCAGGACATAGACTCGCAGATGGACTACCAGCTGCGGCTGCAGGGCTCCAGCAACGGCTTCCAGCCCTGCCTCGCCCTGCTCTGCT CCCCTTACTACTCTGGCAATCCCGGCCCTGAGTCCAAGATCTCGCCGTTCTGGGTGATGCCGCCCCCTGAG CAAAGGCCCAGTGACTACGGCATCCCCATGGACGTGGAGATGGCCTACGCCCAGGACAACTTTCTGACTAATGACATCTTGCATGAGATG ATGCTGCTGGTGGAGTTCTACAAGGGCGCCCCAGACCTCGTGAGGTTCCAGGAGCCCTGGAGCCAGGAGCACACGTACCTGGACAAGCTGAAG
- the MPND gene encoding MPN domain-containing protein isoform X2 yields MAAPEPLSPAGGAGEEAPDEDEDEAEAEDPERPAGAGGARSGGGSGVGGGGGGGGGGGCGVGAGAGGCGGPGGALTRRAVTLRVLLKDALLEPGAGVLSIYYLSPASEGEEEELLMEEDEEEVLAGVSTEDKSRRPPAKGPLEPPHPEAVPPGKRVENKIRVPVRYCMLGSRDSARNPHTLVEVTSFAAINKFQPFNVAVSSNVLFLLDFHSHLTRSEVVGYLGGRWDINSQMLTVLRAFPCRSRLGDADMAAAMEEEVYQSLLLRGLSLVGWYHSHPHSPALPSLQDIDSQMDYQLRLQGSSNGFQPCLALLCSPYYSGNPGPESKISPFWVMPPPEQRPSDYGIPMDVEMAYAQDNFLTNDILHEMMLLVEFYKGAPDLVRFQEPWSQEHTYLDKLKMSLASRTPKDQGVCRVLEQVYSLLEQGS; encoded by the exons ATGGCGG CTCCGGAGCCGCTGTCCCCGGCGGGCGGCGCGGGCGAGGAGGCGCCGGACGAGGATGAGGACGAGGCGGAGGCCGAGGACCCCGAGCGCCCGGCTGGAGCGGGCGGCGCGCGCAGCGGAGGCGGCAGCGGtgtcggcggcggcggcggcggaggaggaggcggcggctgCGGGGtcggggccggggctgggggctgcGGCGGGCCGGGGGGTGCGCTCACCAGGCGCGCGGTCACGCTGAGGGTGCTCCTCAAAGATGCGCTGCTGGAGCCGGGCGCCGGGGTGCTGTCCATCTACTACCTG aGCCCGGCCagtgaaggggaggaggaggagctgttGATGGAGGAAGACGAGGAGGAGGTTCTGGCAGGGGTCTCGACGGAAGACAAGAGTCGGAGACCACCTGCGAAGGGACCCTTGGAGCCTCCCCACCCAG AGGCCGTGCCCCCCGGGAAGCGGGTGGAAAACAAGATCCGGGTGCCCGTGCGCTACTGTATGTTGGGCAGTCGCGACTCTGCCAG GAACCCCCACACCCTGGTGGAAGTCACATCCTTCGCTGCCATCAACAAGTTCCAGCCGTTCAACGTGGCCGTCTCCAGCAACGTGCTGTTCCTGCTG GACTTCCACAGCCACCTGACTCGCAGCGAGGTcgtggggtacctggggggcCGCTGGGACATCAACAGCCAGA TGCTCACGGTGCTGAGAGCCTTCCCCTGTCGGAGCCGCCTGGGGGACGCCGATATGGCCGCTGCCATGGAAGAGGAG GTCTACCAGAGCCTGCTCCTGCGGGGCCTGTCCCTGGTGGGCTGGTACCACAGCCACCCGCACAGCCCTGCGCTGCCGTCGCTGCAGGACATAGACTCGCAGATGGACTACCAGCTGCGGCTGCAGGGCTCCAGCAACGGCTTCCAGCCCTGCCTCGCCCTGCTCTGCT CCCCTTACTACTCTGGCAATCCCGGCCCTGAGTCCAAGATCTCGCCGTTCTGGGTGATGCCGCCCCCTGAG CAAAGGCCCAGTGACTACGGCATCCCCATGGACGTGGAGATGGCCTACGCCCAGGACAACTTTCTGACTAATGACATCTTGCATGAGATG ATGCTGCTGGTGGAGTTCTACAAGGGCGCCCCAGACCTCGTGAGGTTCCAGGAGCCCTGGAGCCAGGAGCACACGTACCTGGACAAGCTGAAG